From a single Lewinella sp. LCG006 genomic region:
- a CDS encoding Gfo/Idh/MocA family protein, which produces MLKIGVLGTGHLGKIHLKCIGLATTSYQLVGFYDPDPEVAKQVAATFATKAFPDVASLIAAVDVVDIVTPTTTHYALAKQVIEAGKHLFIEKPITHKLDEAKALVELAKKNKVKVQVGHVERFNPALLALGDTPVAPMFIEAHRLAVFNPRGTDVSVVLDLMIHDLDIILSLVDSPVAEVHASGVAVVSETVDIANARIAFENGCIANLTASRISLKQMRKVRFFQKDAYISLDLLDKQAQLIRLYDNQEKVPESGQQFELQTNSGQKTIHMDMPDIEPVNSIKLELETFAESIVNDTRPKVSGEDGYRALALAYQITEAIEESLQKSALN; this is translated from the coding sequence ATGTTAAAAATTGGTGTTTTGGGTACCGGTCATTTAGGGAAAATTCATCTAAAGTGCATAGGGTTAGCTACAACGAGCTACCAGCTTGTGGGGTTTTACGACCCTGACCCTGAAGTAGCAAAACAAGTAGCAGCAACTTTTGCCACCAAGGCATTCCCTGATGTTGCTTCCTTGATTGCGGCCGTTGATGTTGTTGATATCGTCACTCCTACTACCACCCACTACGCTTTGGCCAAGCAGGTCATTGAAGCAGGTAAACATCTGTTTATTGAAAAGCCCATTACCCATAAACTCGATGAGGCCAAAGCTTTGGTAGAGTTGGCTAAGAAAAACAAGGTAAAAGTGCAGGTCGGTCACGTAGAGCGATTCAATCCAGCACTGTTGGCCTTAGGAGATACCCCGGTAGCACCCATGTTTATTGAAGCCCACCGCCTGGCTGTTTTCAACCCTCGTGGGACGGATGTTTCTGTTGTTCTGGACTTGATGATCCACGATCTGGACATTATCCTGAGCCTGGTAGACAGCCCAGTGGCCGAAGTACACGCCAGTGGCGTAGCCGTGGTGAGTGAAACAGTAGACATCGCCAATGCTCGCATAGCCTTTGAAAACGGTTGCATTGCCAACCTTACCGCCAGTCGGATCTCACTCAAACAGATGCGTAAAGTGAGATTTTTCCAGAAAGACGCCTACATCAGTCTGGACTTACTTGACAAACAAGCCCAACTGATTCGCCTTTACGACAATCAGGAAAAGGTACCTGAAAGCGGGCAACAATTTGAACTCCAAACCAACAGCGGCCAAAAGACCATCCACATGGATATGCCGGATATTGAGCCCGTCAATTCTATTAAATTGGAACTGGAAACTTTTGCCGAAAGTATCGTCAATGATACGCGTCCCAAAGTCAGCGGCGAAGATGGTTACCGAGCGCTGGCCCTTGCTTACCAAATTACGGAAGCCATCGAAGAAAGTCTACAAAAAAGTGCGCTCAACTAA
- a CDS encoding sugar transferase, whose product MNRQRTIDTFIYRIADYLTALLAWACFFLYRKQLEGVHLGWEILNDQNFILGCLLIPLGWISFYAIFDQYQDVYRLSRLATLARTLFLSFFGVLFLFFTLILDDFVTNYKTYYSSFLTLFFLHFTFTAVIRMVLLTRASWRLKGGMVKFNTLIIGGNQNAVDLYQEITNQEKSLGYHFVGFIDANGNSTNELADNLESLGKIEDLADVIAQYNIEEVIIAIETSEHNRLREIMNILFDLDRNILVKIIPDMYDILLGTVKMNHVYGAVLIEISRELMPRWQRLIKRGIDISASAIMLVLLAPVYAYVALRVRLSSSGPIIYQQERIGLNKQPFMIYKFRSMLTDAEYQGPQLSFDGDNRCTPWGAVMRKWRLDELPQFWNVLKGDMSLVGPRPERQYYIDLIVAKAPHYKHLLKVRPGITSWGQVKYGYASNVDQMVQRLKFDILYIENMSLALDFKIMFYTLLVLLQGKGK is encoded by the coding sequence ATGAATAGACAGCGGACCATAGACACTTTTATCTACCGCATAGCAGACTACCTGACCGCGCTGCTAGCTTGGGCTTGCTTTTTTTTGTATCGAAAACAACTGGAAGGCGTCCATTTGGGTTGGGAAATTCTCAATGATCAAAATTTCATCCTGGGCTGCCTGCTCATTCCGCTGGGCTGGATTTCCTTTTATGCCATCTTCGATCAGTATCAGGATGTCTATCGACTTTCTCGGCTTGCTACCTTGGCCCGGACGCTTTTCCTCAGTTTTTTTGGTGTTCTTTTCCTTTTCTTCACCTTGATTCTTGACGATTTTGTCACCAATTACAAGACCTACTATTCCTCTTTCCTCACTTTGTTCTTCCTGCATTTTACATTTACTGCGGTGATCAGAATGGTCTTACTTACCCGGGCCAGTTGGAGGCTTAAGGGTGGGATGGTAAAATTCAACACTCTCATCATTGGCGGGAATCAGAATGCGGTCGACCTTTACCAGGAAATCACCAATCAGGAAAAAAGCCTTGGCTACCACTTCGTAGGCTTCATCGATGCCAACGGCAACAGCACCAACGAATTAGCGGACAACCTTGAGTCCTTGGGTAAAATCGAAGACCTTGCCGATGTGATTGCCCAGTACAATATCGAAGAAGTTATCATTGCTATTGAAACCTCGGAGCACAATCGACTGCGGGAGATCATGAATATCCTTTTTGACCTGGATCGCAACATCCTGGTCAAGATCATCCCCGATATGTACGATATTTTGTTGGGTACCGTCAAAATGAACCATGTCTACGGCGCCGTACTCATCGAAATCAGCCGCGAGCTGATGCCCCGTTGGCAAAGGCTCATCAAGCGCGGCATTGACATCAGTGCCTCCGCCATTATGCTGGTGCTCCTGGCACCTGTCTACGCTTACGTAGCCCTGCGGGTCAGGCTGTCTTCCAGCGGCCCCATCATCTATCAACAAGAGCGCATTGGTCTAAACAAGCAGCCCTTTATGATTTACAAATTCCGCTCCATGCTAACGGATGCCGAGTACCAAGGGCCGCAGTTGAGTTTTGATGGAGACAACCGCTGCACCCCCTGGGGAGCCGTCATGCGTAAATGGCGACTGGATGAATTGCCGCAATTTTGGAATGTTCTCAAAGGAGATATGTCCCTGGTAGGACCGCGACCAGAACGCCAGTACTATATCGATCTCATCGTCGCCAAAGCGCCACACTACAAGCATTTGCTCAAAGTAAGGCCAGGCATTACCTCATGGGGACAAGTGAAATACGGCTACGCCAGCAATGTCGACCAGATGGTACAACGGCTGAAGTTTGATATCCTTTACATCGAGAACATGTCTTTGGCACTCGATTTTAAGATCATGTTCTACACGCTGCTTGTGCTTCTTCAAGGAAAGGGGAAATAA